The Phytohabitans houttuyneae genome has a segment encoding these proteins:
- a CDS encoding LysR family transcriptional regulator gives METRELRYFVAVAEELHFGRAARRLGIAQPPLSRAIRQLERRLGVALLERTSRAVSLTDAGAVLLREGQAALDAVDAAERRTRRTASGRPGLVLVTKAGAANELVAKLLDAYAAEPHAVAVDVLLCGIGEQEGLLRDGRADVALLHHPFDSTTGFDIEELSTEGQIAVLPAGHPLTTRTHLRMADISALPDLPLPRWPCRDGTYPDGPGPQIRDHVQLFQLVALGRTVAVLPESSRSHLRNDVTAVPVLDAPPVTTVIAWPPHSRSLALAGLVQAATRL, from the coding sequence ATGGAGACGCGGGAGCTGCGCTACTTCGTCGCGGTCGCCGAGGAGCTGCACTTCGGGCGCGCCGCGCGGCGGCTCGGCATCGCGCAGCCGCCGCTGTCCCGGGCAATCCGGCAGCTGGAACGGCGGCTCGGCGTCGCCCTGCTGGAACGCACCAGCCGCGCCGTCAGCCTCACCGACGCCGGCGCGGTCCTGCTCCGCGAGGGCCAGGCCGCACTCGACGCGGTCGACGCCGCCGAACGCCGCACCCGCCGCACCGCATCCGGCCGCCCCGGCCTGGTGCTGGTGACCAAGGCCGGCGCCGCCAACGAGCTTGTCGCCAAGCTCCTGGACGCGTACGCCGCCGAACCCCACGCGGTCGCCGTCGACGTGCTGCTGTGCGGGATCGGCGAGCAGGAGGGCCTGCTGCGCGACGGCCGGGCCGACGTGGCGCTGCTGCACCACCCGTTCGACTCGACGACCGGGTTCGACATCGAGGAGCTGTCCACCGAGGGCCAGATCGCCGTCCTGCCCGCCGGGCACCCGCTCACCACCCGCACCCACCTTCGGATGGCCGACATCAGCGCCCTGCCCGACCTGCCCCTGCCCCGCTGGCCCTGCCGCGACGGCACATACCCGGACGGCCCCGGTCCGCAAATCCGCGACCACGTCCAGCTCTTCCAGCTGGTGGCGCTCGGCCGCACGGTCGCGGTCCTGCCCGAGTCGTCCCGCTCCCACCTGCGCAACGACGTCACCGCCGTACCGGTCCTCGACGCCCCGCCCGTGACGACCGTGATCGCCTGGCCGCCGCACAGCCGCTCCCTCGCCCTGGCCGGCTTGGTCCAAGCCGCCACCCGCCTCTAG
- a CDS encoding SDR family oxidoreductase yields the protein MSERTIALVTGANKGIGYEIAAGLGALGWSVGVGARDGGRRDAAVEKLRADGVDAFGVPLDVTDDASVAAAAALVEERAGRLDVLVNNAGVTGGVPQEPTTVDVATVRTAVETNVIGVIRVTNAMLPLLRRSASPRIVNMSSSVGSLTRQSSTDDVLRTGPLSVAYTPSKAMLNAVTIQYAKALRDTDILINAACPGYVATDLNGFRGIRTPEQGAAIAIRLATLPAGGPSGSFFEDDGVVPW from the coding sequence ATGAGCGAACGGACGATTGCGCTGGTCACCGGCGCGAACAAGGGGATCGGGTACGAGATCGCGGCCGGCCTGGGCGCGCTCGGCTGGAGCGTCGGGGTGGGGGCTCGGGACGGCGGCCGCCGGGACGCCGCGGTGGAGAAGCTGCGCGCGGACGGCGTCGACGCGTTCGGGGTACCGCTGGACGTGACCGACGACGCGAGCGTGGCCGCCGCGGCCGCGCTGGTCGAGGAGCGCGCGGGCCGCCTCGACGTGCTGGTCAACAACGCCGGCGTGACCGGCGGCGTGCCGCAGGAGCCGACGACGGTGGACGTGGCGACCGTGCGTACGGCGGTGGAGACCAACGTGATCGGCGTCATCCGGGTCACCAACGCGATGCTGCCCCTGCTGCGCCGCTCGGCCTCGCCCCGGATCGTGAACATGTCCAGCAGCGTCGGCTCCCTCACCCGGCAGAGCAGCACCGACGACGTGCTGCGCACGGGGCCGCTGTCGGTGGCGTACACGCCGTCGAAGGCGATGCTGAACGCGGTCACGATCCAGTACGCCAAGGCGCTGCGGGACACGGACATCCTGATCAACGCGGCCTGCCCGGGCTACGTGGCGACCGACCTCAACGGCTTCCGCGGGATCCGTACCCCCGAGCAGGGCGCCGCGATCGCGATCCGCCTCGCCACGCTGCCCGCGGGCGGGCCCAGCGGCTCGTTCTTCGAGGACGACGGCGTGGTGCCCTGGTAG
- a CDS encoding UDP-glucose/GDP-mannose dehydrogenase family protein, with the protein MERVFVVGAGVVGKATGQGFAERGHEVTLVDVLPERVAALRAEGLDARIGLDLRGEPEAFIFLTLPTPHSGRRYDLSAFERGVRDVGAALAEAGAVHTVVVRSTVPPRTTEELVRPLLEQASGKAEGTGFCLASNPEFLRAASAVEDFRWPWMTVIGARNKRVRERLSALLAPFGGELRVFDQPTTAEMIKCAHNIFNATKISFWNEMWQVCRTIGVDHDEVATTVARSAEASYNPQYGIRGGSPYGGVCLPKDTNGFLGFAEQLDIEMPLLSAVVDVNERLVDLVERELATLQAESDSSVAR; encoded by the coding sequence ATGGAACGGGTCTTCGTCGTGGGTGCCGGCGTCGTGGGCAAGGCGACCGGTCAGGGCTTCGCCGAGCGCGGGCACGAGGTCACGCTGGTCGACGTCCTCCCGGAGCGGGTGGCGGCGCTGCGGGCCGAGGGCCTCGACGCGCGGATCGGGCTGGACCTGCGTGGCGAGCCGGAGGCGTTCATCTTCCTGACCCTCCCGACGCCGCACTCGGGCCGGCGCTACGACCTCTCGGCGTTCGAGCGCGGCGTGCGGGACGTGGGTGCCGCGCTCGCCGAGGCCGGCGCGGTGCACACCGTCGTGGTGCGCTCCACCGTGCCGCCACGCACCACCGAGGAACTCGTCCGGCCGCTGCTGGAGCAGGCCTCCGGCAAGGCGGAGGGCACAGGTTTCTGCCTGGCCAGCAACCCGGAGTTCCTGCGCGCGGCCTCGGCGGTCGAGGACTTCCGCTGGCCGTGGATGACCGTGATCGGCGCGCGCAACAAGCGGGTGCGGGAGCGGCTGTCGGCGCTGCTGGCCCCGTTCGGCGGCGAGCTGCGGGTGTTCGACCAGCCCACCACCGCCGAAATGATCAAGTGCGCGCACAACATCTTCAACGCCACGAAGATCAGCTTCTGGAACGAGATGTGGCAGGTGTGCCGGACGATCGGCGTCGACCACGACGAGGTCGCCACGACCGTCGCCCGCTCGGCCGAGGCGTCCTACAACCCGCAGTACGGCATCCGCGGCGGCTCGCCCTACGGCGGCGTGTGCCTGCCCAAGGACACCAACGGCTTCCTCGGCTTCGCCGAACAGCTCGACATCGAGATGCCGCTGCTTTCCGCGGTCGTCGACGTGAACGAGCGGCTTGTCGACCTCGTCGAGCGGGAGTTGGCCACACTGCAGGCCGAGTCGGACTCGAGCGTGGCGCGCTAG
- a CDS encoding glycosyltransferase, which yields MRSDVRFLSDWLYYLPIATIGLLRWIGWLVRRVPAAFYRPVHNDHREPLTVVVPVYQEDPRILGYAIESWLRNDVAEVILVIDASDHTCRAIADRYPVRVVVTDVPGKRDALRLGWEAATTPLVALVDSDTIWAHDVAPRVQMPFADPAVGGVSTRQNVYNPVGFLQRVNDMYLDYRYFDENAAQTVMGRAISCLSGRTAVYRRELLLEVSADFMAEQFLGVPCMSGDDKCLTSQILKRGHRTVLQRTARVWSTFPGNPRTFFRQRLRWSRNTWRSDIRALFIDRWAWQYPFLTYTMLDKAIGCFTLLASPVFMALAIARQDWFFVGLLAAWWWASRAVKMLPHLRRRPSSFFLIPPFVLLSFGMAVIRIIALVTIRRQRWLTRQVAVVDGAVVRTGEPALESA from the coding sequence ATGCGCTCGGACGTACGTTTCCTCAGCGACTGGCTGTACTACCTGCCGATCGCGACCATCGGCCTGCTGCGCTGGATCGGCTGGCTGGTCCGCCGCGTGCCGGCCGCCTTCTACCGTCCCGTCCACAACGACCACCGCGAGCCGCTGACCGTCGTCGTGCCGGTCTACCAGGAGGACCCGCGGATCCTCGGGTACGCCATCGAGTCGTGGCTGCGCAACGACGTGGCCGAGGTCATCCTGGTGATCGACGCCAGCGACCACACCTGCCGCGCCATCGCCGACCGTTACCCGGTGCGGGTGGTCGTCACCGACGTGCCCGGCAAGCGGGACGCGCTGCGGCTGGGCTGGGAGGCGGCCACGACCCCGCTGGTCGCGCTCGTCGACTCCGACACGATCTGGGCGCACGACGTGGCGCCGCGGGTGCAGATGCCGTTCGCCGACCCGGCCGTCGGCGGGGTCAGCACGCGGCAGAACGTCTACAACCCGGTCGGCTTCCTGCAACGGGTCAACGACATGTACCTGGACTACCGCTACTTCGACGAGAACGCGGCGCAGACCGTGATGGGCCGGGCGATCTCCTGCCTGTCCGGCCGCACCGCCGTGTACCGGCGCGAGCTGCTGCTGGAAGTCTCCGCCGACTTCATGGCCGAGCAGTTTCTCGGCGTACCGTGCATGTCCGGCGACGACAAGTGCCTGACCTCGCAGATCCTCAAGCGCGGGCACCGCACCGTCCTGCAGCGCACCGCGCGGGTCTGGTCCACGTTTCCGGGCAACCCGCGCACCTTCTTCCGCCAGCGGCTGCGCTGGTCCCGCAACACGTGGCGTTCGGACATCCGCGCGCTGTTCATCGACCGGTGGGCGTGGCAGTACCCGTTCCTGACGTACACCATGCTGGACAAGGCGATCGGCTGCTTCACGCTGCTCGCCTCGCCGGTCTTCATGGCGCTCGCGATCGCCCGCCAGGACTGGTTCTTCGTCGGCCTGCTCGCCGCCTGGTGGTGGGCCAGCCGGGCGGTCAAGATGCTCCCGCACCTGCGCCGCCGCCCGTCCTCGTTCTTCCTGATCCCACCGTTCGTGCTGCTGTCGTTCGGCATGGCGGTGATCCGGATCATCGCGCTGGTCACGATCCGCCGGCAGCGGTGGCTGACCCGCCAGGTGGCCGTCGTGGACGGCGCCGTGGTCCGCACCGGCGAGCCCGCGCTGGAGAGCGCGTGA
- a CDS encoding right-handed parallel beta-helix repeat-containing protein, whose product MRAALFVTAAVGAVTALFPPPAAAAAPDRGRVIVVRPGQAQLVRDGAVHRTVSLPRGAVTIAALVHAVRDPSWVALSPHGEVSLRAGLTQRPGTELYVRAPARTLRLVDSATSPAYLTGTRARVYFRGVTVTSAPAAGDRPAPESKHRPYLRYLNRSTVSIVSSTFEGLGAAGTRNHGVTVGAGGVLKAVDSTFRAGSRGIDVYRAARVSLTRVRAAGNTEAGILVNQAGALSLTDVAASDNAGTGLVLRGPLRAPVLTRVASAHNGTGVELSRLGGVPVGPLRTVDNRGSGIVLDRCPGCVVDRVEASGDRTGILVKRGSGGSTVSAGTVRDAERVGVMVAAAGVRLRGMTVESGPVATGLRVPPTVTGARVESSAFRGGALAISTDGEGTAIADTTITGAGTGIRIGGHATAVTLTGVRLDGSRTAVQANTGSRTVTAERLRIVQRGGQGLRSAAEGMSIVDSDVDGAALGMHLKGIATVRLTSVSATDQALYAGPGASVTFTRGRLDGAAVGVRAHALSAVVLEDTSVEAPTGARGPVRLTGTTELPAMPVRWIALLGLLVVAAAITLEVLRRLRERREERTVTAPDHVANTA is encoded by the coding sequence GTGAGGGCGGCACTGTTCGTCACGGCCGCGGTGGGGGCCGTGACGGCGCTGTTCCCACCGCCCGCCGCGGCGGCGGCACCGGACCGCGGCCGCGTGATCGTCGTGCGCCCGGGACAGGCCCAGCTCGTGCGGGACGGCGCCGTACACCGCACCGTGTCGCTGCCCCGCGGCGCCGTCACGATCGCCGCGCTCGTCCACGCGGTCCGCGACCCGTCCTGGGTCGCGCTGTCCCCGCACGGCGAGGTGAGCCTGCGCGCCGGCCTCACCCAGCGTCCCGGCACCGAGCTCTACGTCCGGGCACCGGCCCGCACGCTGCGCCTCGTCGACTCGGCCACCTCGCCGGCGTACCTGACCGGCACCCGCGCCCGCGTGTACTTCCGGGGTGTCACGGTGACCTCCGCGCCCGCGGCCGGCGACCGCCCGGCGCCGGAGTCGAAGCACCGCCCGTACCTGCGCTACCTCAACCGGTCCACAGTGTCCATCGTGTCGAGCACCTTCGAAGGGCTCGGCGCGGCGGGCACCCGCAACCACGGCGTGACCGTCGGCGCCGGCGGCGTGCTCAAGGCCGTCGACAGCACCTTCCGGGCGGGCAGCCGCGGCATCGACGTGTACCGCGCGGCCCGGGTCAGCCTCACCCGCGTCCGGGCGGCCGGCAACACCGAGGCCGGCATCCTGGTCAACCAGGCCGGCGCGCTGTCCCTCACCGACGTGGCGGCCAGCGACAACGCCGGCACCGGGCTGGTCCTGCGCGGGCCGCTGCGGGCACCGGTGCTGACCCGCGTCGCCAGCGCGCACAACGGCACCGGCGTCGAGCTGTCCCGGCTCGGCGGGGTACCGGTCGGCCCGCTGCGCACCGTGGACAACCGCGGCTCCGGGATCGTCCTGGACCGCTGCCCCGGGTGCGTCGTCGACCGCGTCGAGGCCAGCGGCGACCGTACCGGCATCCTGGTCAAGCGCGGATCCGGCGGCAGCACGGTCAGCGCCGGCACGGTGCGCGACGCCGAGCGGGTAGGCGTGATGGTGGCCGCCGCCGGCGTACGCCTGCGCGGGATGACCGTCGAGTCCGGCCCCGTCGCGACCGGCCTGCGGGTGCCGCCCACGGTGACCGGCGCGCGGGTCGAGTCCAGTGCGTTCCGCGGCGGTGCGCTGGCCATCTCGACCGACGGCGAAGGCACCGCGATCGCCGACACCACGATCACCGGCGCCGGCACGGGCATCCGGATCGGCGGTCACGCCACCGCCGTCACGCTCACCGGGGTACGCCTCGACGGCAGCCGCACCGCCGTGCAGGCCAACACCGGCTCCCGCACCGTCACCGCCGAGCGCCTGCGCATCGTCCAGCGCGGCGGGCAGGGGCTGCGATCCGCCGCCGAAGGAATGTCCATCGTGGACAGCGACGTCGACGGCGCGGCGCTGGGCATGCACCTCAAGGGCATCGCCACGGTACGCCTGACCAGCGTGTCCGCCACCGACCAGGCGCTCTACGCCGGGCCCGGCGCGAGCGTCACCTTCACCCGCGGCCGGCTCGACGGCGCCGCGGTCGGGGTACGCGCACACGCCCTGTCCGCCGTCGTGCTGGAGGACACCAGCGTCGAGGCGCCCACCGGCGCGCGCGGGCCGGTGCGGCTGACCGGCACCACCGAGCTGCCCGCGATGCCGGTGCGCTGGATCGCCCTGCTCGGCCTGCTCGTCGTGGCCGCCGCGATCACCCTCGAGGTGCTGCGCCGGCTGCGCGAACGCCGCGAGGAACGCACCGTCACCGCACCCGACCACGTCGCCAACACCGCCTGA
- a CDS encoding right-handed parallel beta-helix repeat-containing protein yields MTRRTVRTVTVLATCLTTVLAPAGLPAPASAAACTAPVRYAASSNTIYLAAPQVFTPATIKQACPSAPLVQVDAARRVWRLDADLVLQNGSTLRLHGGDVDTFRLRSRSSGAPTEVSQIMANHGTVDLRATTVTSWDDVADRPDTEPAVPAGGSRGRAFIRVLSTLAADGSTPLESRMDIVDSEIAYLGYNAAESYGITYKSRPCARTAPDLCARVKVTGSQVGSHFHHNYMGTYTWGARDVSFLRNRYERNVSYGLDPHDASSNLVIEGNTFAYNGNHGVICSQRCDRLRIVDNDSHDNGRRPWLGAAGDSDVAGQVHGIMIHRGVTNTVISGNRVWNHPNGAGIAIFDSAGNTVTGNEVDDNMVGVRLSVGSAHNTISDNVIRDSGKYGIFLFRGTDLPAYSTSSGRPTGNLFQDNTIQGAGASLVKFTDADGNRVTGAAATGGRAPLQFVNSAGTELDAVRLPAGQAVELTASSVSVTEPAGPIRFTLDAASSAEVTSAAGRVFGTGAGGPSTVVTAAGSRLPLAATATVTPHPVTVLPSSGTAEVTPAGPTAVRVTGPAAGTSVAFTVDGLRPGVAYTVTRDGTALSTVTADDGGVVRFTATAPHAGPHEYAVTIQGF; encoded by the coding sequence GTGACTCGCCGAACCGTCCGTACCGTCACCGTCCTCGCCACCTGCCTGACCACCGTGCTGGCACCGGCCGGCCTGCCCGCACCCGCCTCGGCGGCCGCGTGCACCGCGCCGGTGCGGTACGCCGCGTCCAGCAACACCATCTACCTGGCGGCCCCACAGGTGTTCACGCCCGCCACCATCAAGCAGGCGTGCCCGTCGGCGCCGCTCGTCCAGGTGGACGCGGCCCGGCGGGTATGGCGGCTCGACGCCGACCTGGTGCTGCAGAACGGCAGCACGCTGCGGCTGCACGGCGGCGACGTGGACACGTTCCGGCTGCGCAGCCGCTCCAGCGGCGCCCCGACCGAGGTCAGCCAGATCATGGCCAACCACGGCACCGTCGACCTGCGCGCCACCACCGTCACCTCCTGGGACGACGTGGCCGACCGCCCGGACACCGAACCGGCGGTACCGGCCGGCGGCAGCCGCGGCCGGGCGTTCATCCGGGTGCTGTCCACGCTCGCCGCCGACGGCAGCACCCCGCTGGAGTCCCGGATGGACATCGTGGACAGCGAGATCGCGTACCTGGGCTACAACGCCGCCGAGAGCTACGGCATCACGTACAAGTCCCGCCCCTGCGCCCGGACCGCGCCGGACCTGTGCGCCCGGGTGAAGGTGACCGGCTCACAGGTCGGCAGCCACTTCCACCACAACTACATGGGCACGTACACGTGGGGCGCGCGGGACGTGTCGTTCCTGCGCAACCGGTACGAGCGCAACGTCTCGTACGGCCTGGACCCGCACGACGCCTCCTCCAACCTGGTCATCGAGGGCAACACGTTCGCCTACAACGGCAACCACGGCGTGATCTGCTCGCAGCGCTGCGACCGGCTCCGGATCGTCGACAACGACAGCCACGACAACGGGCGCCGGCCATGGCTCGGCGCGGCCGGCGACTCCGACGTGGCCGGGCAGGTGCACGGCATCATGATCCATCGCGGCGTCACCAACACCGTGATCTCCGGCAACCGGGTGTGGAACCACCCCAACGGCGCCGGCATCGCCATCTTCGACAGCGCCGGCAACACGGTCACCGGCAACGAGGTCGACGACAACATGGTCGGCGTACGCCTGTCGGTCGGCTCGGCGCACAACACGATCAGCGACAACGTGATCCGCGACAGCGGCAAGTACGGCATCTTCCTGTTCCGCGGGACGGACCTGCCGGCGTACAGCACCAGCAGCGGGCGCCCCACCGGCAACCTCTTCCAGGACAACACCATCCAGGGCGCCGGCGCGAGCCTGGTCAAGTTCACCGACGCCGACGGCAACCGCGTCACCGGCGCCGCCGCCACCGGCGGCCGCGCCCCGCTGCAGTTCGTCAACTCGGCCGGCACCGAGCTCGACGCCGTGCGGCTCCCCGCCGGGCAGGCCGTCGAGCTCACCGCCTCCTCGGTGAGCGTGACCGAGCCCGCCGGCCCGATCCGCTTCACCCTCGACGCGGCCAGCAGCGCCGAGGTGACCAGCGCCGCCGGAAGGGTCTTCGGCACCGGCGCCGGCGGACCCTCCACAGTGGTCACCGCGGCGGGAAGCCGGCTGCCGCTGGCGGCCACCGCCACCGTCACACCGCACCCGGTCACCGTGCTGCCGTCGAGCGGCACCGCCGAGGTCACCCCGGCCGGCCCCACCGCCGTCCGGGTCACCGGGCCGGCCGCCGGCACGTCCGTCGCGTTCACCGTGGACGGGCTGCGCCCCGGCGTCGCCTACACCGTCACCCGCGACGGGACCGCACTTTCCACGGTCACCGCCGACGACGGGGGAGTCGTGCGGTTCACCGCCACCGCACCCCACGCCGGACCGCACGAGTACGCCGTCACCATCCAGGGATTCTGA
- a CDS encoding MFS transporter, which produces MMYEAPQQRAPHPLRWRILGFLGVAQLMLILDVTVVAIALPHIETDLGASREALTWTVSAYALAFGGLMLLGGRVADLVGAKRVVLAGLLVFTAASLVTGLAESSGTLIGGRIAQGVGAALLSPAALSLVVTLFDGDERNKALGVWSALGGGGAALGVLLGGILTAGPGWPWVFFVNVPIGLAIAVALAGMLPRQGAAGTGGRLDLLGAVLVTASSGALIYAFITAGERGWLTGTTGLLVLLAAVGYLAFVVWQRRARSPLMDVRLLARRPVATGTFLILLATALMIAVFFLGTFYFQHARGYGAMRTGLLFLPVALATMAGAHLTGRAIGRLGARSLAVIGLVVAAAGMALPALAIHPATVVVGVSVAAAGTGALFVVASATALGQVAPHEAGIASGIVSTFHEFGAASGAAVVSSVAAASLVGDTLSGFTKGFTVAVIAAAVAALVAAVLTPPRPAQPATARDDVST; this is translated from the coding sequence ATGATGTACGAAGCACCGCAGCAGCGGGCGCCGCACCCGCTGCGCTGGCGCATCCTCGGGTTCCTCGGGGTGGCGCAGTTGATGTTGATCCTGGACGTCACCGTGGTGGCGATTGCGCTGCCGCACATCGAAACCGACCTGGGGGCCAGCAGAGAGGCGCTGACCTGGACGGTGAGCGCGTACGCACTGGCGTTCGGCGGCCTGATGCTGCTCGGCGGGCGGGTCGCCGACCTGGTGGGAGCCAAGCGGGTGGTGTTGGCGGGGCTGTTGGTTTTCACGGCGGCTTCGCTGGTGACCGGGCTCGCCGAGTCGTCCGGCACGCTCATCGGCGGGCGCATCGCACAAGGTGTCGGGGCGGCGTTGCTGTCCCCGGCGGCGCTGTCGCTCGTCGTCACCCTCTTCGACGGCGACGAGCGGAACAAGGCGCTCGGCGTCTGGTCGGCCCTCGGCGGTGGCGGCGCGGCCCTCGGCGTGCTCCTGGGCGGGATCCTCACCGCCGGACCGGGTTGGCCATGGGTCTTCTTCGTCAACGTGCCGATCGGCCTGGCCATCGCCGTCGCGCTGGCCGGGATGCTGCCCCGCCAAGGCGCGGCCGGCACCGGCGGCCGACTGGACCTCCTCGGGGCCGTGCTGGTCACCGCGTCGTCCGGCGCCCTCATCTACGCGTTCATCACCGCCGGCGAACGCGGCTGGCTGACCGGAACCACCGGCCTGCTCGTGCTGCTCGCGGCCGTGGGGTACCTCGCGTTCGTGGTGTGGCAGCGGCGTGCCCGTTCGCCGCTGATGGACGTCCGCCTGCTCGCCCGCCGGCCGGTGGCGACCGGCACCTTCCTCATCCTGCTCGCGACGGCGCTCATGATCGCGGTGTTCTTCCTGGGCACGTTCTACTTCCAGCACGCCCGCGGGTACGGTGCCATGCGAACCGGGCTGCTGTTCCTGCCGGTCGCGCTGGCGACGATGGCGGGCGCGCACCTCACCGGTCGCGCCATCGGCCGGCTGGGCGCCCGTTCCCTCGCGGTGATCGGCCTGGTCGTCGCCGCCGCCGGGATGGCCCTGCCCGCGCTCGCGATCCACCCGGCGACCGTCGTCGTCGGCGTTTCGGTCGCCGCCGCCGGCACCGGCGCCCTGTTCGTCGTGGCTTCAGCGACCGCGCTCGGCCAGGTGGCCCCGCACGAAGCGGGCATCGCCTCCGGAATCGTCAGCACATTCCACGAGTTCGGGGCGGCCAGCGGCGCCGCGGTCGTGTCCAGCGTGGCGGCCGCCAGCCTCGTCGGCGACACACTCTCGGGGTTCACCAAGGGCTTCACCGTCGCGGTCATCGCCGCCGCGGTCGCCGCTCTCGTCGCCGCGGTCCTCACGCCTCCACGACCCGCACAGCCGGCAACGGCCCGAGACGACGTCTCGACCTGA
- a CDS encoding TetR/AcrR family transcriptional regulator: protein MSTTAGQGRRRRADAERSIARIVTAARTCLGRDPAATIDDIAEAAGVGRMTLYGHFPNRALLIEAALADAMRAGEQTLSCLDLGGDARAALTRLLASSWALVAESAALLDAAEGVLSPERVRELHAVPAERVERLIRRGQDDRVFRADLPTTWLVNAVHYLLKGAAQEQRAGRLDAADAAHVVTASVQSLLADPARAS, encoded by the coding sequence ATGTCGACGACCGCAGGCCAGGGCCGGCGCAGGCGGGCCGACGCCGAGCGCAGCATCGCGCGCATCGTGACCGCGGCCCGGACCTGCCTGGGGCGGGACCCGGCCGCGACCATCGACGACATCGCCGAGGCGGCCGGTGTGGGCAGGATGACGCTCTACGGCCACTTCCCCAACCGCGCGCTGCTGATCGAGGCCGCGCTGGCGGACGCCATGCGGGCCGGCGAGCAGACGCTGTCCTGCCTGGACCTCGGTGGGGACGCCCGCGCCGCGCTGACCCGGCTGCTCGCATCCAGTTGGGCGCTCGTGGCCGAGTCGGCGGCACTGCTCGATGCGGCCGAAGGCGTGCTGTCTCCCGAACGGGTCCGCGAGCTGCACGCCGTGCCCGCCGAGCGGGTGGAGCGCCTCATCCGCCGCGGCCAGGACGACCGCGTCTTCCGTGCCGACCTGCCGACCACCTGGCTGGTCAACGCGGTGCACTACCTGCTCAAGGGCGCCGCACAAGAGCAGCGGGCCGGCCGCCTCGACGCCGCCGACGCCGCCCACGTCGTGACGGCATCCGTACAGTCGTTGCTGGCTGACCCCGCACGGGCGTCCTGA
- a CDS encoding DUF6153 family protein → MGESRTPLVAEVHAVRRGLLAAAAAFVGRLVLLSAVLGLVAMHQLAGLPAGHSHDHDAAPRIHAVLAATDHCPHPDGAQCPDRFHGHPGQVCQPHQSGNGPDGIPALAPLPQEPSEPALLTARTAAREAGNGTGCGPPRLSELSLRRI, encoded by the coding sequence GTGGGTGAATCGCGGACGCCGCTGGTCGCCGAGGTCCACGCCGTGCGTCGTGGCCTTCTGGCCGCGGCGGCGGCGTTTGTCGGCCGGCTGGTTCTGCTCAGCGCCGTGCTCGGCCTGGTCGCGATGCATCAGCTCGCTGGCTTGCCGGCCGGCCACTCCCACGACCACGATGCCGCCCCGCGGATCCACGCAGTGTTGGCAGCGACCGATCACTGCCCGCACCCGGACGGGGCGCAGTGCCCGGACCGCTTCCACGGGCACCCAGGGCAGGTGTGCCAGCCCCACCAGAGTGGTAATGGCCCGGACGGAATTCCCGCTCTCGCACCGCTGCCCCAAGAGCCCTCGGAGCCCGCGCTGCTGACCGCCCGAACGGCCGCACGCGAGGCTGGCAACGGCACCGGCTGCGGTCCTCCCCGGCTGTCCGAGCTTTCGCTGCGACGCATTTAG
- a CDS encoding DUF305 domain-containing protein, translated as MRSSSAIRRAAGVIAVATALAFTGGCGGDHDSGGHSTDQQTAVSAGASAATDAARHNDADVAFAQGMIPHHQQAVEMAELAATRAASPKVKDLAAKIAAAQGPEITQMTGLLSAWGASPPVTSRGHDTHEGMPGMMSDADVSALEKASGRGFDMKFLEMMIKHHEGALQMAATQQRQGQNPEATALSRKIETDQTAEIQQMQAMLTTV; from the coding sequence ATGCGTAGCAGTTCAGCCATCCGTCGCGCCGCCGGCGTCATCGCGGTAGCCACCGCCCTCGCCTTTACCGGCGGATGCGGCGGCGACCACGACAGCGGCGGGCACAGCACCGACCAGCAGACCGCCGTCTCCGCCGGCGCAAGCGCCGCGACGGACGCGGCCAGGCACAACGACGCGGACGTCGCTTTCGCCCAAGGGATGATCCCGCACCACCAGCAAGCGGTCGAGATGGCCGAGCTCGCCGCAACCCGCGCGGCGAGCCCGAAGGTGAAGGATCTCGCCGCCAAGATCGCCGCTGCCCAGGGGCCGGAGATCACTCAGATGACCGGGCTTCTGTCGGCATGGGGCGCCTCGCCGCCGGTCACCAGTCGTGGTCACGACACGCACGAAGGCATGCCCGGAATGATGAGCGACGCCGACGTGTCGGCGTTGGAGAAGGCCAGTGGGCGCGGCTTCGACATGAAGTTCCTGGAGATGATGATCAAGCATCACGAGGGCGCGCTCCAGATGGCCGCCACGCAACAACGGCAAGGCCAAAACCCGGAGGCCACGGCCCTGAGCAGGAAGATCGAAACAGACCAGACCGCCGAAATACAGCAGATGCAAGCCATGCTGACGACGGTCTGA